The stretch of DNA TGAAGTTGCAGATGATCGGCTGCAGCCATCATGATGCCGCCGTCGAATTCCGTGAGAAAGTTGCGTTCTCGAGCGACCAAGTCACCGAGACGCTTGCCTCGTTTCGAAAACGATTCCCATCGTGTGAGTTGGTGCTATTGAGTACCTGCAATCGCATAGAGCTGTACACGACGGCTCCTGATGAAACGGAACTTGACCAATCCGCTGTTGCTGAATTCTTGGCGGATGAGCGTCATTTAAGGATTGATGAAGTCGTTGATCAGATGATCTATCGATCCGGCAGCGAAGCCGTTGCCCATCTCTTTACCGTTGCTTCGAGCTTAGACAGCATGGTCGTCGGCGAGGCCCAGATACTTTCGCAGGTAAAACAGGCTTACGACTTGGCGTGTCACGTTGGATCCGCAGGTCCGCTAACGCACAGTGTTTTTCAGGCGGCCAATCGAGCCGCCAAACGAGTGCAGCAGGAAACGGCAATCCATCGTCGACGGGTCAGCGTACCTAGTGTTGCAGTGGGCGAGATCATTCCAGAGATCTTCGATTCACTTAGCTCCAAGCGAGTGGTTGTTTGCGGTGCTGGTGAAATGGGCACCGAAACTCTGCGTTATCTCAGCCAAGCCGGGGCGAAGAATGTTTGTATTGTCAATCGAAATTTCAATCGTGCGGTTGAGCTTGCTGAAGAGTTCCTAGCTGAACCAGAGTTGTGGGAATCTTTGCACGAACAGCTTCTAAGTGCGGACATCGTGGTGGGCACCACCTCGGCAACCGAACCGATCGTTGAATTCGCTGAGTT from Rubripirellula amarantea encodes:
- the hemA gene encoding glutamyl-tRNA reductase, with product MKLQMIGCSHHDAAVEFREKVAFSSDQVTETLASFRKRFPSCELVLLSTCNRIELYTTAPDETELDQSAVAEFLADERHLRIDEVVDQMIYRSGSEAVAHLFTVASSLDSMVVGEAQILSQVKQAYDLACHVGSAGPLTHSVFQAANRAAKRVQQETAIHRRRVSVPSVAVGEIIPEIFDSLSSKRVVVCGAGEMGTETLRYLSQAGAKNVCIVNRNFNRAVELAEEFLAEPELWESLHEQLLSADIVVGTTSATEPIVEFAEFKAIHERRRGRVLLILDLAIPRDFDAAIGELSGVYLYSIDDLKAACQRNRKEREKEWPKAKEIIDDETQRFIQAFQHRSTGPVIRRLRDQALELKQDELARLKNKLELDQLDPAIAQEVEKSFDRLINKLLHPPLTSIRDDAAEGHRRGLLEAVRHLFNLGDE